In the genome of Ananas comosus cultivar F153 linkage group 11, ASM154086v1, whole genome shotgun sequence, one region contains:
- the LOC109717453 gene encoding putative disease resistance protein RGA4 isoform X2 gives MDLAFIEQSLASAIIQNLVDTGLSCLKAYHGRRGMKDELERVQQALPQIQSVLIAVEGPPVSAEPDKALEPWLWQLRDVVEKAEDVLDELEYYKLKTTIEARDGEVGGIIQKCKRKFSDIVQIFSDDTLKRLREAVKGLDSFVASMEPLLQLVIGLHGHSVKHQMLEGIRNARETSSLLTESEVLGRDKERNLIVTWLTKPAPSGDQSVAITANVSAFTIVGIGGLGKTTLAQLIYRDQEVQQFFNPIIWVCVSQSFDAAVLTRKMLDTITKENLGDKSLNALHEILKGKLSSKRFLVILDDVWNDEERTEWEKLIAPLKFGRSGSKILLTTRMDSVADMAAKVMECQKESLYLTGLEEHDYMLLFNKHAFFGLNPNDYRNLQLIGEQIAKKLGGCPLLAKVMGGLLNSCMDDDHWKRISKEDILNLQQSKDNIMTVLRFSYHHLPANLQLCFRYCSIFSQDYEFTKDELVHVWIGSGLIRQSTDGKRRPEDIGSEYLNLLTRKSFFDRRSRDNFGECFEYYTMHDLLHDLARHVSHGECLRIKGDVSENFIPKTVRYLSIKAVNHLAIQKISHLQNLRTLFISIKEDHEPYPDHALVLNEFLKGFKSLRLLSISTNRLFKLRDAFSSLIHLRYLSLYQDKSFSEDLLEWFPRSAYQLYHLEVMKFSAPFPETFEEIEFDGISNLVNLRRLEIPREMMTNIPSIGKLSSMLKLDYFYVREESGYKIGELKDLKDLRRLRVRDLQNVSSFEEAIEARLNEKECLNSLSLEWSIDQSCTPEADEQLLDSLSPHSNLKNLKVKGYKGVKSPYWMANVSFSNLTSVKLIKCGRWEHLPPLGQLPSLNYLKLCGLQELKQVTAAFYGSSIVCTFPTLKELIFQNMPNWEEWVGTENRCMFPKLHKMVIRRCPNLRALPNLSAIVTRCDVVNAEAATSSSAEHQNRKNNNHEQFQALEDLTITECESLTDLPTKWFERLESLKTLNISKCSNLITHRISNTQLSRSTLCKLTIGSCGNLEMLLFQALSNSTSLTELNLNGCASITSLPAEQECARLTSLSHLEIWNCKELTSLGGIQALSSLRVLKIGGCDKLVAGSSSYPRSATNFNQKEPAVSSFLKLGTVVIDHRALLLMEPLRSLTFVVSLTFLDTCELTSLPEQWLLQNRNHLRHLEIYNAASLQSLPQSMQNLRSLRDLVAYDAFLIQSLPELPPSLSSLEITNCHPALKQRCRKHTGVDWPKIANIPDVTIF, from the exons ATGGACTTAGCTTTCATTGAACAATCGTTGGCGTCTGCGATCATCCAGAATCTCGTGGACACGGGCTTGTCCTGTCTCAAGGCGTACCACGGCCGGAGAGGCATGAAAGATGAGCTGGAGAGAGTGCAGCAGGCCCTTCCGCAGATCCAGTCGGTTTTGATTGCGGTCGAGGGGCCTCCGGTGAGCGCCGAACCCGACAAAGCGCTCGAACCGTGGCTGTGGCAGCTGAGAGACGTTGTGGAGAAGGCGGAGGACGTGCTCGACGAGTTGGAGTACTACAAGCTGAAGACGACTATAGAGGCTCGAGATGGCGAG GTAGGTGGCATCATACAAAAATGCAAGAGAAAGTTTTCTGATATTGTTCAAATCTTTAGTGATGACACGCTGAAACGGTTGAGGGAGGCCGTCAAGGGGTTAGATAGCTTTGTTGCGAGTATGGAGCCTCTCCTTCAGCTTGTTATAGGCTTACATGGTCATAGTGTTAAGCATCAGATGTTGGAAGGGATCAGGAATGCGCGCGAGACTAGCTCCTTGTTAACCGAAAGTGAGGTGCTCGGACGAGACAAGGAGCGGAACTTGATTGTTACATGGTTGACCAAACCTGCACCTAGCGGTGATCAATCTGTAGCGATTACCGCCAATGTTTCTGCATTTACAATAGTCGGCATTGGCGGGCTAGGGAAGACCACTCTCGCTCAACTCATTTACCGCGACCAAGAAGTGCAACAATTCTTCAACCCTATTATATGGGTTTGTGTCTCTCAAAGCTTCGACGCAGCTGTACTAACAAGAAAGATGTTAGATACCATAACTAAGGAGAATCTCGGCGACAAGAGTCTGAATGCGCTGCATGAGATCCTAAAGGGGAAACTATCCTCGAAGAGATTTTTGGTCATATTAGATGATGTTTGGAACGATGAGGAAAGGACGGAGTGGGAGAAACTAATTGCTCCTTTAAAGTTTGGACGAAGCGGGAGTAAGATCTTGTTGACGACTCGAATGGATTCAGTGGCGGACATGGCGGCAAAGGTGATGGAATGTCAAAAAGAGTCTCTATATCTAACCGGTTTGGAAGAGCATGACTATATGTTGCTTTTCAATAAGCATGCATTTTTTGGTCTGAACCCAAATGACTATAGGAACCTACAGTTGATTGGTGAGCAAATAGCGAAGAAGCTTGGAGGGTGCCCATTGCTCGCAAAAGTTATGGGTGGATTATTAAACTCCTGTATGGATGATGACCACTGGAAAAGAATCTCCAAAGAAGATATTCTGAATTTACAGCAAAGTAAAGATAACATCATGACTGTTTTACGATTCAGTTATCACCATTTGCCCGCAAACTTGCAACTTTGCTTTAGATACTGCAGTATCTTTTCTCAGGACTATGAGTTTACAAAAGATGAGCTGGTTCATGTGTGGATCGGTTCGGGGTTGATTCGACAGTCTACAGACGGAAAGCGGAGGCCCGAAGATATTGGATCGGAGTATCTGAATCTTCTGACAAGAAAATCGTTTTTTGATCGCAGGTCAAGAGACAATTTCGGCGAATGTTTCGAATATTATACCATGCATGATCTGCTTCATGATCTGGCGCGACATGTTTCTCACGGGGAATGTTTGAGAATCAAAGGTGATGTTTCAGAAAATTTCATTCCGAAAACTGTTCGTTACTTATCTATCAAAGCTGTAAATCATCTAGCCATTCAAAAGATCTCCCATCTCCAGAACTTGCGAACGCTTTTCATATCAATCAAGGAGGATCACGAGCCTTATCCCGATCACGCACTTGTACTCAATGAGTTTCTCAAAGGATTCAAAAGCTTACGTCTGTTGAGCATTTCGACGAATCGCTTATTTAAACTTCGTGACGCATTTAGTAGCTTGATACACCTCCGCTACCTCTCTCTTTACCAGGATAAGTCCTTTTCTGAAGATTTGTTAGAGTGGTTTCCTCGATCTGCATATCAACTTTATCACCTGGAAGTAATGAAATTCTCAGCACCTTTTCCAGAAACTTTTGAGGAGATCGAATTTGACGGAATAAGTAACTTGGTTAACTTGCGCCGACTAGAAATTCCTCGTGAAATGATGACAAATATTCCCTCGATCGGGAAGCTATCTTCTATGCTGAAGTTAGACTATTTTTACGTCCGCGAGGAGAGTGGTTACAAAATAGGTGAACTGAAGGACCTAAAAGACCTCCGCCGTCTACGTGTTAGGGATCTTCAAAATGTGAGTAGTTTCGAAGAGGCCATAGAGGCGAGGTTAAATGAGAAAGAATGTCTCAATTCGCTGTCATTAGAATGGTCCATAGATCAGTCTTGTACTCCCGAGGCGGACGAACAACTCCTTGATAGCTTAAGTCCGCATAGCAACCTTAAGAATTTGAAAGTTAAAGGATACAAAGGTGTTAAATCTCCGTATTGGATGGCGAACGTCTCTTTCTCGAATCTGACGTCCGTCAAGCTGATCAAATGTGGAAGATGGGAACACCTCCCGCCTCTCGGGCAGCTGCCTTCCCTCAACTACCTTAAACTATGCGGTTTGCAAGAACTGAAGCAGGTAACCGCCGCATTCTACGGGAGTAGCATTGTTTGCACCTTTCCAACATTGAAGGAGCTAATTTTTCAGAACATGCCAAATTGGGAAGAGTGGGTTGGAACAGAGAACAGATGCATGTTCCCCAAACTTCATAAGATGGTTATTAGACGTTGTCCGAATTTGAGAGCATTGCCTAATTTGTCTGCTATCGTAACACGGTGTGATGTTGTAAATGCCGAAGCGGCTACTTCTTCTTCTGCAGAACATCAGAATCGTAAAAACAACAAT CACGAACAATTCCAGGCTCTTGAGGACCTAACCATTACAGAATGTGAAAGTCTCACCGATCTTCCGACGAAATGGTTTGAGCGACTTGAATCCCTCAAAACCTTGAACATATCCAAGTGCTCGAATCTGATAACACACAGGATCTCAAACACTCAACTGTCGCGGTCTACACTCTGTAAACTCACTATCGGGTCGTGCGGTAACCTCGAGATGTTATTATTCCAGGCGTTGTCGAATTCGACTTCTCTCACGGAATTGAATTTAAATGGTTGTGCAAGCATAACATCCCTCCCCGCGGAACAAGAGTGTGCGAGATTGACGTCGCTGTCCCATCTAGAGATATGGAACTGCAAGGAGCTAACATCCCTCGGCGGAATACAAGCTCTTTCTTCGCTCAGAGTGTTGAAAATCGGCGGTTGTGACAAGCTCGTCGCGGGTTCCTCATCGTACCCTCGGTCGGCCACGAACTTCAACCAAAAGGAGCCGGCCGTGAGCTCCTTTTTAAAGCTTGGCACCGTCGTAATTGATCACCGTGCACTCCTTCTCATGGAGCCTCTACGAAGCCTCACTTTCGTCGTAAGTTTGACGTTCCTCGATACCTGCGAACTCACTTCCTTACCCGAGCAATGGCTGCTGCAAAACCGCAACCATCTCCGACACTTGGAGATATATAATGCGGCTTCTCTTCAATCCTTACCGCAAAGCATGCAAAACCTGCGTTCTCTTCGAGATTTGGTCGCATACGATGCGTTTCTAATCCAATCGCTTCCGGAGCTGCCCCCGTCGCTGAGTTCTCTCGAAATCACCAATTGTCACCCTGCGTTAAAGCAGCGGTGCCGAAAGCATACCGGCGTCGATTGGCCCAAGATCGCAAACATTCCCGACGTGACTATATTTTAG
- the LOC109717453 gene encoding putative disease resistance protein RGA4 isoform X1: MDLAFIEQSLASAIIQNLVDTGLSCLKAYHGRRGMKDELERVQQALPQIQSVLIAVEGPPVSAEPDKALEPWLWQLRDVVEKAEDVLDELEYYKLKTTIEARDGEVGGIIQKCKRKFSDIVQIFSDDTLKRLREAVKGLDSFVASMEPLLQLVIGLHGHSVKHQMLEGIRNARETSSLLTESEVLGRDKERNLIVTWLTKPAPSGDQSVAITANVSAFTIVGIGGLGKTTLAQLIYRDQEVQQFFNPIIWVCVSQSFDAAVLTRKMLDTITKENLGDKSLNALHEILKGKLSSKRFLVILDDVWNDEERTEWEKLIAPLKFGRSGSKILLTTRMDSVADMAAKVMECQKESLYLTGLEEHDYMLLFNKHAFFGLNPNDYRNLQLIGEQIAKKLGGCPLLAKVMGGLLNSCMDDDHWKRISKEDILNLQQSKDNIMTVLRFSYHHLPANLQLCFRYCSIFSQDYEFTKDELVHVWIGSGLIRQSTDGKRRPEDIGSEYLNLLTRKSFFDRRSRDNFGECFEYYTMHDLLHDLARHVSHGECLRIKGDVSENFIPKTVRYLSIKAVNHLAIQKISHLQNLRTLFISIKEDHEPYPDHALVLNEFLKGFKSLRLLSISTNRLFKLRDAFSSLIHLRYLSLYQDKSFSEDLLEWFPRSAYQLYHLEVMKFSAPFPETFEEIEFDGISNLVNLRRLEIPREMMTNIPSIGKLSSMLKLDYFYVREESGYKIGELKDLKDLRRLRVRDLQNVSSFEEAIEARLNEKECLNSLSLEWSIDQSCTPEADEQLLDSLSPHSNLKNLKVKGYKGVKSPYWMANVSFSNLTSVKLIKCGRWEHLPPLGQLPSLNYLKLCGLQELKQVTAAFYGSSIVCTFPTLKELIFQNMPNWEEWVGTENRCMFPKLHKMVIRRCPNLRALPNLSAIVTRCDVVNAEAATSSSAEHQNRKNNNQHEQFQALEDLTITECESLTDLPTKWFERLESLKTLNISKCSNLITHRISNTQLSRSTLCKLTIGSCGNLEMLLFQALSNSTSLTELNLNGCASITSLPAEQECARLTSLSHLEIWNCKELTSLGGIQALSSLRVLKIGGCDKLVAGSSSYPRSATNFNQKEPAVSSFLKLGTVVIDHRALLLMEPLRSLTFVVSLTFLDTCELTSLPEQWLLQNRNHLRHLEIYNAASLQSLPQSMQNLRSLRDLVAYDAFLIQSLPELPPSLSSLEITNCHPALKQRCRKHTGVDWPKIANIPDVTIF, encoded by the exons ATGGACTTAGCTTTCATTGAACAATCGTTGGCGTCTGCGATCATCCAGAATCTCGTGGACACGGGCTTGTCCTGTCTCAAGGCGTACCACGGCCGGAGAGGCATGAAAGATGAGCTGGAGAGAGTGCAGCAGGCCCTTCCGCAGATCCAGTCGGTTTTGATTGCGGTCGAGGGGCCTCCGGTGAGCGCCGAACCCGACAAAGCGCTCGAACCGTGGCTGTGGCAGCTGAGAGACGTTGTGGAGAAGGCGGAGGACGTGCTCGACGAGTTGGAGTACTACAAGCTGAAGACGACTATAGAGGCTCGAGATGGCGAG GTAGGTGGCATCATACAAAAATGCAAGAGAAAGTTTTCTGATATTGTTCAAATCTTTAGTGATGACACGCTGAAACGGTTGAGGGAGGCCGTCAAGGGGTTAGATAGCTTTGTTGCGAGTATGGAGCCTCTCCTTCAGCTTGTTATAGGCTTACATGGTCATAGTGTTAAGCATCAGATGTTGGAAGGGATCAGGAATGCGCGCGAGACTAGCTCCTTGTTAACCGAAAGTGAGGTGCTCGGACGAGACAAGGAGCGGAACTTGATTGTTACATGGTTGACCAAACCTGCACCTAGCGGTGATCAATCTGTAGCGATTACCGCCAATGTTTCTGCATTTACAATAGTCGGCATTGGCGGGCTAGGGAAGACCACTCTCGCTCAACTCATTTACCGCGACCAAGAAGTGCAACAATTCTTCAACCCTATTATATGGGTTTGTGTCTCTCAAAGCTTCGACGCAGCTGTACTAACAAGAAAGATGTTAGATACCATAACTAAGGAGAATCTCGGCGACAAGAGTCTGAATGCGCTGCATGAGATCCTAAAGGGGAAACTATCCTCGAAGAGATTTTTGGTCATATTAGATGATGTTTGGAACGATGAGGAAAGGACGGAGTGGGAGAAACTAATTGCTCCTTTAAAGTTTGGACGAAGCGGGAGTAAGATCTTGTTGACGACTCGAATGGATTCAGTGGCGGACATGGCGGCAAAGGTGATGGAATGTCAAAAAGAGTCTCTATATCTAACCGGTTTGGAAGAGCATGACTATATGTTGCTTTTCAATAAGCATGCATTTTTTGGTCTGAACCCAAATGACTATAGGAACCTACAGTTGATTGGTGAGCAAATAGCGAAGAAGCTTGGAGGGTGCCCATTGCTCGCAAAAGTTATGGGTGGATTATTAAACTCCTGTATGGATGATGACCACTGGAAAAGAATCTCCAAAGAAGATATTCTGAATTTACAGCAAAGTAAAGATAACATCATGACTGTTTTACGATTCAGTTATCACCATTTGCCCGCAAACTTGCAACTTTGCTTTAGATACTGCAGTATCTTTTCTCAGGACTATGAGTTTACAAAAGATGAGCTGGTTCATGTGTGGATCGGTTCGGGGTTGATTCGACAGTCTACAGACGGAAAGCGGAGGCCCGAAGATATTGGATCGGAGTATCTGAATCTTCTGACAAGAAAATCGTTTTTTGATCGCAGGTCAAGAGACAATTTCGGCGAATGTTTCGAATATTATACCATGCATGATCTGCTTCATGATCTGGCGCGACATGTTTCTCACGGGGAATGTTTGAGAATCAAAGGTGATGTTTCAGAAAATTTCATTCCGAAAACTGTTCGTTACTTATCTATCAAAGCTGTAAATCATCTAGCCATTCAAAAGATCTCCCATCTCCAGAACTTGCGAACGCTTTTCATATCAATCAAGGAGGATCACGAGCCTTATCCCGATCACGCACTTGTACTCAATGAGTTTCTCAAAGGATTCAAAAGCTTACGTCTGTTGAGCATTTCGACGAATCGCTTATTTAAACTTCGTGACGCATTTAGTAGCTTGATACACCTCCGCTACCTCTCTCTTTACCAGGATAAGTCCTTTTCTGAAGATTTGTTAGAGTGGTTTCCTCGATCTGCATATCAACTTTATCACCTGGAAGTAATGAAATTCTCAGCACCTTTTCCAGAAACTTTTGAGGAGATCGAATTTGACGGAATAAGTAACTTGGTTAACTTGCGCCGACTAGAAATTCCTCGTGAAATGATGACAAATATTCCCTCGATCGGGAAGCTATCTTCTATGCTGAAGTTAGACTATTTTTACGTCCGCGAGGAGAGTGGTTACAAAATAGGTGAACTGAAGGACCTAAAAGACCTCCGCCGTCTACGTGTTAGGGATCTTCAAAATGTGAGTAGTTTCGAAGAGGCCATAGAGGCGAGGTTAAATGAGAAAGAATGTCTCAATTCGCTGTCATTAGAATGGTCCATAGATCAGTCTTGTACTCCCGAGGCGGACGAACAACTCCTTGATAGCTTAAGTCCGCATAGCAACCTTAAGAATTTGAAAGTTAAAGGATACAAAGGTGTTAAATCTCCGTATTGGATGGCGAACGTCTCTTTCTCGAATCTGACGTCCGTCAAGCTGATCAAATGTGGAAGATGGGAACACCTCCCGCCTCTCGGGCAGCTGCCTTCCCTCAACTACCTTAAACTATGCGGTTTGCAAGAACTGAAGCAGGTAACCGCCGCATTCTACGGGAGTAGCATTGTTTGCACCTTTCCAACATTGAAGGAGCTAATTTTTCAGAACATGCCAAATTGGGAAGAGTGGGTTGGAACAGAGAACAGATGCATGTTCCCCAAACTTCATAAGATGGTTATTAGACGTTGTCCGAATTTGAGAGCATTGCCTAATTTGTCTGCTATCGTAACACGGTGTGATGTTGTAAATGCCGAAGCGGCTACTTCTTCTTCTGCAGAACATCAGAATCGTAAAAACAACAAT CAGCACGAACAATTCCAGGCTCTTGAGGACCTAACCATTACAGAATGTGAAAGTCTCACCGATCTTCCGACGAAATGGTTTGAGCGACTTGAATCCCTCAAAACCTTGAACATATCCAAGTGCTCGAATCTGATAACACACAGGATCTCAAACACTCAACTGTCGCGGTCTACACTCTGTAAACTCACTATCGGGTCGTGCGGTAACCTCGAGATGTTATTATTCCAGGCGTTGTCGAATTCGACTTCTCTCACGGAATTGAATTTAAATGGTTGTGCAAGCATAACATCCCTCCCCGCGGAACAAGAGTGTGCGAGATTGACGTCGCTGTCCCATCTAGAGATATGGAACTGCAAGGAGCTAACATCCCTCGGCGGAATACAAGCTCTTTCTTCGCTCAGAGTGTTGAAAATCGGCGGTTGTGACAAGCTCGTCGCGGGTTCCTCATCGTACCCTCGGTCGGCCACGAACTTCAACCAAAAGGAGCCGGCCGTGAGCTCCTTTTTAAAGCTTGGCACCGTCGTAATTGATCACCGTGCACTCCTTCTCATGGAGCCTCTACGAAGCCTCACTTTCGTCGTAAGTTTGACGTTCCTCGATACCTGCGAACTCACTTCCTTACCCGAGCAATGGCTGCTGCAAAACCGCAACCATCTCCGACACTTGGAGATATATAATGCGGCTTCTCTTCAATCCTTACCGCAAAGCATGCAAAACCTGCGTTCTCTTCGAGATTTGGTCGCATACGATGCGTTTCTAATCCAATCGCTTCCGGAGCTGCCCCCGTCGCTGAGTTCTCTCGAAATCACCAATTGTCACCCTGCGTTAAAGCAGCGGTGCCGAAAGCATACCGGCGTCGATTGGCCCAAGATCGCAAACATTCCCGACGTGACTATATTTTAG